From the Psychrobacillus sp. FSL K6-4046 genome, one window contains:
- a CDS encoding spore coat protein, whose translation MSQPQSKRYSDTSYQPVRDCQLCSSLDAKDSELKNHHYQNHHELSDHHDNDFSEAAVVEEGDQLISVDQESDELIWIKDSCNVTVQTTDTQASVSLQIGLQLAIALVVSIAIGDSNQGQAIAQDIFQKFNDEQSNKQKIIIYNSKDVNIVTTDTDLAVNIQAMLQVLVSLVVKLDVL comes from the coding sequence ATGAGTCAACCACAAAGTAAACGATATAGTGACACTAGTTATCAACCAGTAAGAGACTGCCAACTATGTAGCAGCCTTGATGCCAAAGATAGCGAGCTAAAAAACCATCATTATCAGAATCATCACGAACTTAGTGATCATCATGATAATGATTTTAGTGAGGCAGCTGTTGTTGAGGAAGGCGATCAATTGATATCTGTAGATCAAGAATCCGATGAACTAATTTGGATTAAGGATTCCTGTAACGTAACAGTTCAAACAACTGATACTCAAGCATCCGTGTCTCTTCAAATTGGACTACAACTTGCAATTGCTCTAGTAGTAAGTATTGCAATTGGTGATTCTAATCAGGGTCAAGCTATTGCACAAGATATATTCCAAAAGTTTAATGATGAACAATCCAATAAGCAAAAAATCATTATTTATAACTCAAAAGACGTTAATATCGTGACTACCGATACAGATTTAGCCGTGAACATTCAGGCTATGCTTCAAGTATTAGTTTCATTAGTTGTTAAACTAGACGTTCTTTAA
- a CDS encoding TatD family hydrolase: MLIDTHVHLNADQYDEDLQEVIDRALEANVQKMVVIGFDRKTIERAMELAETYPFIYAVIGWHPVDAIDCTEEDLQWIEELSAHEKVVGIGETGLDYYWDKSPKEIQQTIFRKQIRLAQKVNLPIIIHNREATEDVIRILQEEEAHLTGGIMHCFGGSVETAKQCIDMNFMISLGGPVTFKNAKKPKEVATEIPLEHLLIETDAPYLAPHPHRGKRNEPALVALVAEEIARLKGISVEEVAEATTSNAMRFFHLND, encoded by the coding sequence ATGCTAATAGATACACATGTCCATTTAAATGCAGATCAATATGATGAAGACCTTCAGGAAGTAATTGATAGAGCCTTAGAGGCAAATGTTCAGAAGATGGTCGTAATTGGTTTTGATCGGAAAACAATTGAACGTGCAATGGAGTTAGCAGAAACATACCCGTTTATTTATGCCGTAATTGGATGGCATCCAGTGGATGCAATTGATTGTACGGAAGAAGATTTACAGTGGATCGAAGAGTTATCTGCACATGAGAAAGTAGTAGGTATTGGTGAAACAGGGCTAGACTATTATTGGGATAAGTCCCCTAAAGAAATTCAACAGACTATTTTCCGCAAGCAAATACGCTTAGCGCAAAAGGTTAACTTGCCAATCATTATACATAATCGAGAAGCAACGGAAGACGTGATTAGGATTCTTCAAGAGGAGGAGGCTCATCTAACAGGGGGAATTATGCATTGCTTTGGGGGAAGTGTAGAAACAGCAAAACAATGTATTGATATGAACTTTATGATTTCACTTGGTGGACCAGTAACCTTTAAAAATGCGAAGAAACCTAAAGAGGTCGCAACGGAGATTCCATTAGAGCATTTATTAATCGAAACAGATGCTCCTTATTTGGCTCCACATCCTCATAGAGGTAAAAGAAATGAACCTGCACTTGTTGCACTTGTTGCAGAAGAAATTGCTCGATTAAAGGGTATTTCAGTGGAGGAGGTAGCAGAGGCCACAACAAGCAATGCTATGCGTTTTTTTCACTTAAATGACTAA
- a CDS encoding ubiquitin-like domain-containing protein has translation MQNNTMKNLFFHSLRSKKTLVTIASLLLFFAVVSFVLYEGTKKTVAITVNGEQQEITTHANTVGELLEENNLVVSNDDFLHPSVNTSIKNNLKIEWEQARQIEITVDGKIQTVQTTDDVVSEILAKANVAYTEHDAITPAADAEVGPDNRIAIEKAYEVTLIDGKEEQKLWSTSTTVADFLKKHNISLNELDRVDQKMDELILPNSEIQIVRVEKVTDVVEEETNFAVVTKKDDSLLKGKEKIVETGEKGSVARTYEVVKENGVEVSRNIVSEKVTKEPKKKVVAVGTKVMTASANVSRGTKTSAAPSKGSEFYVTATAYTANCNGCTGVTATGINLKSNPEVKVIAVDPSVIPLGSKVWVEGYGYAVAGDTGGAIKGKKIDLFMASKSQAYDFGRKKVRVKVLK, from the coding sequence ATGCAAAATAATACCATGAAAAACCTGTTCTTTCATTCATTGAGGAGCAAGAAAACACTAGTAACGATTGCATCTTTACTATTGTTTTTTGCAGTGGTTTCGTTCGTATTATACGAAGGAACAAAGAAAACTGTTGCTATAACAGTTAACGGAGAACAACAAGAAATAACAACACATGCCAATACCGTTGGAGAACTACTAGAGGAAAATAATCTAGTGGTCTCTAACGATGATTTTTTACATCCCTCAGTGAACACTTCAATCAAAAATAATCTTAAGATTGAGTGGGAGCAGGCAAGACAAATAGAAATCACAGTAGACGGTAAAATTCAAACTGTCCAGACTACTGATGATGTAGTATCAGAAATACTAGCAAAGGCAAATGTTGCTTATACAGAACATGATGCGATTACCCCTGCTGCAGATGCAGAGGTGGGACCCGATAATCGAATTGCAATTGAAAAAGCATATGAAGTCACGCTTATAGATGGCAAGGAAGAACAAAAATTATGGTCCACTTCGACTACGGTCGCTGACTTTTTAAAAAAACATAACATTTCATTAAATGAATTGGACCGTGTAGATCAGAAAATGGATGAACTTATACTTCCTAACTCTGAAATACAAATAGTGAGAGTAGAAAAGGTCACCGATGTAGTTGAGGAAGAAACAAACTTTGCAGTAGTTACAAAGAAAGATGATTCTCTGCTTAAGGGAAAAGAAAAAATCGTTGAAACAGGTGAAAAAGGTTCTGTTGCGCGCACTTATGAGGTAGTTAAAGAAAACGGGGTGGAAGTTTCCCGTAACATAGTGAGTGAAAAAGTCACTAAAGAGCCTAAAAAGAAAGTTGTAGCAGTTGGAACTAAAGTAATGACTGCAAGTGCGAATGTATCTCGTGGGACTAAAACCTCGGCTGCCCCATCCAAAGGAAGCGAGTTTTATGTCACAGCTACAGCGTATACAGCTAACTGTAATGGGTGTACAGGTGTGACAGCAACTGGTATTAATTTAAAGTCTAATCCAGAGGTAAAAGTGATCGCTGTAGATCCTAGTGTTATTCCTCTTGGGTCTAAGGTGTGGGTCGAAGGCTACGGCTATGCAGTGGCTGGAGATACTGGTGGTGCTATAAAAGGAAAGAAAATAGACTTATTTATGGCTTCCAAATCGCAAGCCTATGATTTTGGGCGTAAAAAAGTTCGTGTAAAAGTTTTAAAATAA
- the rnmV gene encoding ribonuclease M5: MRINEIIVVEGKDDTTAIKRAVEADTIETNGSAISKETLIKIQHAQDKRGVIVFTDPDYPGRRIRAIIEQQIPGVKHAFLSKEKTIAKNGKGLGIEHAKDEDIRQALSHVYTPKTDMETTFPAIPLEVLIAGKLIGHPHAKDRRTRLGELLKIGYTNGKQLQKRLTIFQINKEQLEAAILQLDLEDNTK, encoded by the coding sequence TTGCGAATAAATGAAATAATCGTCGTAGAAGGAAAAGATGATACGACTGCTATAAAAAGAGCAGTTGAAGCTGATACTATAGAAACTAATGGTTCTGCCATATCAAAAGAAACACTTATCAAAATTCAGCACGCTCAAGATAAAAGAGGTGTCATTGTATTCACTGACCCAGATTACCCTGGCAGAAGAATTCGTGCCATTATAGAACAACAAATCCCTGGGGTGAAGCATGCTTTTTTATCAAAAGAAAAAACGATAGCTAAAAATGGTAAGGGACTAGGGATTGAACATGCTAAAGATGAAGATATTCGACAAGCTCTTAGTCATGTGTATACCCCTAAAACTGACATGGAAACTACTTTTCCGGCCATTCCACTAGAAGTGCTAATAGCAGGAAAGCTTATTGGACACCCACATGCAAAAGACAGAAGGACTCGACTTGGAGAGTTATTAAAAATAGGCTATACCAATGGAAAGCAGTTACAAAAGAGACTAACTATATTTCAAATAAATAAGGAACAGCTGGAAGCAGCGATTCTGCAACTCGATTTGGAGGACAATACGAAATGA
- the rsmA gene encoding 16S rRNA (adenine(1518)-N(6)/adenine(1519)-N(6))-dimethyltransferase RsmA: protein MTQKDIATPIRTQEILKKYGFSFKKSLGQNFLIDPNILRNIVSHANLTNESAAIEIGPGIGALTEHLAREAGKVIAFEIDQRLLPVLADTLSPYNNVEIIHKDILEANMLEVFEEKLTDYKDVMVVANLPYYVTTPILLKLLMDRLPIRGMVVMMQKEVADRITASPGTKAYGSLSIAIQYYMKAEVAMTVPRAVFMPPPNVDSAVIKLTRHETPPVQVIDEDFLFKVSRGSFVQRRKTIINNLQSSLPNGKEKKELIIQALEKVGVSPTRRGETLSIEEFGRLADELYPNFH, encoded by the coding sequence ATGACACAAAAAGATATAGCAACTCCTATACGCACACAGGAAATACTAAAAAAATATGGTTTTTCTTTTAAAAAGAGCTTAGGACAAAATTTCTTAATAGATCCTAATATTCTTAGAAATATCGTTAGTCATGCCAATTTAACAAATGAATCAGCCGCAATTGAAATTGGCCCGGGAATAGGAGCTTTAACAGAACATCTAGCAAGAGAAGCTGGAAAAGTAATCGCTTTTGAAATAGATCAGCGTTTGTTGCCTGTGCTAGCAGATACACTCTCACCATATAACAATGTAGAAATCATTCACAAGGATATTCTAGAGGCGAATATGCTAGAAGTATTTGAGGAAAAGTTAACTGATTATAAAGATGTCATGGTTGTAGCTAATTTGCCATACTATGTAACAACCCCAATTTTGCTGAAGCTATTAATGGATCGTTTGCCTATAAGGGGGATGGTTGTGATGATGCAGAAGGAGGTGGCTGATAGAATTACCGCTTCGCCGGGGACCAAGGCTTATGGGTCTTTGTCAATTGCAATTCAGTATTATATGAAAGCCGAGGTGGCTATGACTGTTCCTAGGGCTGTCTTTATGCCACCGCCAAACGTAGACTCTGCGGTAATTAAGCTAACTCGCCATGAAACTCCGCCAGTACAAGTGATAGATGAGGATTTCTTATTTAAAGTTTCAAGAGGTTCTTTTGTGCAACGAAGAAAAACTATAATAAATAACCTACAATCCTCCCTTCCTAATGGGAAGGAGAAGAAGGAACTAATCATTCAAGCACTGGAGAAGGTAGGCGTATCACCCACACGTAGAGGAGAAACGCTGAGTATTGAAGAGTTTGGAAGGCTAGCAGATGAGCTGTATCCAAATTTCCATTAA
- a CDS encoding Veg family protein: MPKTLADIKKSLDHHLGKRLQLKANGGRKKTIERAGVLRETYHAVFVIDLDQDENSFERVSYSYADILTEAVEITIYDEANNSIVVK, translated from the coding sequence ATGCCAAAAACTTTAGCTGATATTAAAAAGTCATTAGATCATCATTTAGGGAAACGTTTGCAATTAAAAGCAAACGGAGGTCGTAAGAAAACAATTGAACGTGCAGGGGTGTTAAGAGAAACCTATCATGCAGTGTTCGTAATCGATTTGGATCAAGATGAAAATTCTTTTGAACGGGTATCTTATAGTTACGCAGACATTTTGACAGAAGCAGTAGAAATCACTATTTATGATGAAGCAAATAATTCAATTGTAGTAAAATGA
- a CDS encoding small, acid-soluble spore protein, alpha/beta type, protein MARRGIMSKELKEEIAKDLGFYDVVKTEGWGGIKSRDAGNMVKRAIEMAEQQMNNQSK, encoded by the coding sequence ATGGCTAGAAGAGGGATTATGTCTAAGGAATTAAAAGAAGAGATTGCCAAGGATCTTGGATTTTATGATGTAGTCAAAACAGAAGGCTGGGGTGGGATTAAATCCCGAGACGCAGGTAATATGGTAAAACGTGCAATTGAAATGGCTGAACAACAAATGAACAACCAAAGTAAATAA
- the ispE gene encoding 4-(cytidine 5'-diphospho)-2-C-methyl-D-erythritol kinase, which translates to MYYVKAPAKINLTLDVLHKRPDGYHEVEMIMTTVDLADRIGLEMREDGAIHIISVDRFVPNDHRNLAYQAAKILKEMYKVKSGVSIKIEKNIPVAAGLAGGSSDAAATLKGLNVLWGLNLTLDELAQIGTKIGSDVAFCVYGGTALATGRGEKIQELPAPANCWVILAKPTLGVSTADVYGNLKIDQIVHPKTTAMVNAIKDKDYDLMCNSLGNVLEDVTLKLYPEVANLKEQMQRFGADAVLMSGSGPTVFGLVNQESRVQRIYNGLRGFCDEVYAVRLMGDREPLA; encoded by the coding sequence ATGTACTATGTGAAAGCACCTGCTAAGATAAATTTAACACTTGATGTATTACATAAACGCCCTGATGGCTATCATGAGGTGGAAATGATTATGACCACTGTAGATTTAGCAGACCGCATCGGGTTAGAAATGAGAGAAGACGGAGCTATACATATTATTTCAGTCGATCGTTTTGTTCCAAATGATCATCGTAACCTTGCCTATCAAGCGGCAAAGATACTTAAAGAAATGTACAAGGTGAAGTCTGGCGTCTCTATTAAAATCGAAAAGAATATACCAGTTGCAGCAGGACTTGCAGGTGGTAGTAGTGACGCTGCGGCAACTTTAAAGGGGCTAAATGTTCTGTGGGGATTAAATCTCACTTTAGACGAGCTAGCTCAAATAGGAACAAAAATAGGGTCAGATGTGGCATTTTGTGTATACGGTGGGACTGCATTGGCGACCGGGCGAGGAGAAAAAATCCAAGAGCTTCCGGCACCGGCCAACTGTTGGGTTATATTAGCTAAGCCAACATTAGGGGTATCTACTGCAGATGTATATGGAAATTTAAAAATTGATCAAATAGTTCATCCGAAAACAACAGCAATGGTAAATGCTATTAAGGACAAGGATTATGATTTGATGTGCAACTCACTTGGGAATGTTTTAGAAGATGTAACACTAAAACTATACCCTGAAGTAGCTAACCTAAAAGAGCAAATGCAACGCTTCGGAGCTGATGCTGTATTAATGAGTGGTAGTGGTCCAACTGTTTTTGGACTTGTAAACCAAGAATCACGAGTACAGAGAATATATAACGGGCTACGAGGATTCTGTGATGAGGTATATGCCGTTAGGCTAATGGGAGATAGAGAACCACTTGCTTAA
- the purR gene encoding pur operon repressor: MKWKRSERLVDMTQYLMEHPHKLIPLTYFAALYQSAKSSISEDLTIVKETFEERGKGILVTVPGATGGVKFIPTMTDQDVKKIAQELMDQLSKAERLLPGGYLYMTDLLGEPMLMNKIGKVFASAFVDTKIDAIMTVATKGIPIAHAIARHLNVPVVVVRRDSKVTEGPTVSINYVSGSARRIQTMVLSKRSMEKGQRVLITDDFMKVGGTINGMKSLLEEFNCELAGIAVLVEAEHTGEQLVENYLSLLKLHEVNEKDGTIALTEGNYFTRGGKSNENSINE, from the coding sequence ATGAAATGGAAAAGAAGTGAACGGTTAGTGGACATGACTCAATATTTAATGGAGCATCCACATAAACTAATCCCTTTAACTTATTTTGCTGCTTTATATCAGTCTGCAAAATCTTCTATTAGTGAAGATTTAACGATAGTAAAAGAAACATTTGAAGAAAGAGGCAAAGGTATACTTGTGACTGTACCTGGTGCAACAGGGGGAGTTAAATTTATTCCAACTATGACAGACCAGGATGTTAAGAAAATCGCTCAGGAATTAATGGACCAACTTTCTAAAGCGGAACGTCTCTTACCCGGTGGTTATTTGTATATGACTGACCTTTTGGGTGAACCAATGCTAATGAACAAAATAGGGAAGGTATTTGCATCTGCATTTGTCGATACAAAAATCGATGCTATTATGACAGTTGCAACAAAAGGTATTCCTATTGCTCATGCTATTGCAAGACACTTAAATGTTCCTGTAGTTGTAGTGCGACGGGATAGTAAGGTCACAGAAGGACCTACTGTCAGCATAAATTATGTTTCTGGTTCAGCTAGAAGAATTCAAACAATGGTTCTTTCTAAAAGAAGTATGGAAAAAGGCCAGCGTGTGCTAATTACCGACGACTTTATGAAAGTTGGAGGAACTATCAATGGTATGAAAAGCTTACTTGAGGAGTTTAACTGTGAGCTTGCGGGCATAGCTGTCTTAGTGGAAGCGGAGCATACAGGGGAACAATTGGTTGAGAATTACTTGTCTTTATTAAAGTTACATGAAGTAAATGAAAAAGACGGTACGATCGCTTTAACTGAAGGTAATTATTTCACGAGGGGTGGAAAATCAAATGAAAATAGTATCAACGAATAA
- a CDS encoding RidA family protein, producing MKIVSTNKAPAAIGPYVQGMVVNGMFYSSGQIPLTPTGEVIDGSITEQTDQVFANLEAVLTEAGSSLSKVVKTLVFLKDMNDFVEFNAAYEKHFGDHKPARSAVEVARLPKDVKVEIEVIAVI from the coding sequence ATGAAAATAGTATCAACGAATAAGGCTCCAGCTGCAATAGGTCCATACGTACAAGGTATGGTAGTTAACGGAATGTTTTATAGCTCAGGTCAAATTCCATTAACGCCAACCGGAGAAGTAATTGATGGTTCTATTACGGAACAGACTGACCAAGTTTTCGCTAACTTAGAAGCTGTTCTAACTGAAGCTGGTTCTTCCTTGTCCAAGGTAGTAAAAACTCTTGTCTTTTTAAAAGATATGAACGATTTTGTTGAATTCAATGCTGCCTATGAAAAACATTTTGGTGATCACAAGCCTGCTCGTTCAGCTGTAGAGGTTGCTCGCTTACCTAAAGATGTAAAGGTAGAAATTGAAGTTATAGCAGTTATTTAA
- the spoVG gene encoding septation regulator SpoVG codes for MEVTDVRLRKVLTDGRMRAIASITLDNEFVVHDIRVIEGNAGLFVAMPSKRTPEGEFRDIAHPINVGTRSKIQDAVLYAYHLSDDVIAEVEEATI; via the coding sequence ATGGAAGTGACAGATGTGAGATTGCGTAAAGTATTAACCGATGGGCGTATGAGGGCAATCGCTTCTATAACACTAGACAACGAGTTTGTAGTCCATGACATTAGAGTTATCGAAGGAAATGCAGGGTTATTTGTGGCTATGCCAAGTAAGCGAACACCAGAAGGGGAATTTCGAGATATAGCTCATCCTATAAATGTAGGCACACGATCTAAAATTCAGGATGCTGTGCTATATGCCTATCATTTAAGTGATGATGTAATAGCGGAAGTGGAAGAAGCGACTATATAA
- a CDS encoding multidrug efflux SMR transporter, with the protein MDKAWIKVFIAALFEVFWVIGLKYADDFWTWAGTVIAIFISFYLMIMAGRELPVGTVYAIFVGIGTAGTVFSEILFFDEPFQVEKVFLIVLLLAGVIGLKLITKEKVQERSES; encoded by the coding sequence ATGGATAAGGCATGGATTAAAGTGTTCATTGCTGCATTATTTGAGGTTTTTTGGGTTATTGGATTAAAGTATGCAGACGATTTTTGGACTTGGGCTGGAACAGTTATTGCTATCTTTATCAGTTTCTATTTAATGATTATGGCTGGTCGAGAACTTCCTGTAGGTACTGTTTATGCTATTTTCGTTGGTATAGGTACAGCAGGGACTGTATTTTCTGAGATTCTATTCTTTGACGAACCATTTCAAGTAGAAAAAGTATTCTTGATTGTACTATTACTTGCTGGAGTAATTGGGTTGAAATTAATTACAAAGGAAAAAGTTCAGGAAAGGAGTGAATCTTAA
- a CDS encoding multidrug efflux SMR transporter encodes MAWISLILAGVCEMFGVAMISKLHKDRNWQAVVLLILGFGASFLLLAYSMKTLPMGTAYAIWTGIGASGGAILGMVLYGESKDPKRLIFIGMILGAAVGLKLVS; translated from the coding sequence ATGGCTTGGATTTCATTAATTTTAGCAGGTGTTTGTGAAATGTTCGGAGTGGCGATGATAAGTAAATTGCATAAAGATCGTAATTGGCAAGCGGTAGTACTCTTAATACTCGGATTTGGAGCAAGTTTTCTTCTTTTGGCTTATTCCATGAAAACTCTTCCTATGGGAACAGCGTATGCTATTTGGACAGGTATTGGAGCCTCTGGAGGAGCGATATTAGGTATGGTTTTATATGGAGAATCTAAAGACCCGAAACGACTAATTTTTATTGGAATGATTTTAGGCGCCGCTGTTGGCCTAAAACTCGTATCATAA
- the glmU gene encoding bifunctional UDP-N-acetylglucosamine diphosphorylase/glucosamine-1-phosphate N-acetyltransferase GlmU produces MTNTYAVVLAAGKGTRMKSSLYKVLHPVCGKPMVEHVIDNMDQVGVERIVTIVGHGAELVQSKLGSRSEYALQSEQLGTAHAVLQAEEALSNLKGTTIVVCGDTPLITAETIKELLKHHKETNAKATILTAIADDPAGYGRIIRTEQGNVKSIVEDKDANSEEKLVKEINSGTYCFDNEALFKSLKLVKNENTQGEYYLPDVIGILQQDGEVISAYAAKDFDETLGINDRVALSQAEQIMRARIAKHHMREGVTIIDPQSTYISSEATIGSDTVLQPGVIIEGKTIIGEKCTIGPNSHIVSSVIGDETTIHSSVVLSSEVGNHTSVGPFAHIRPDSELGDQVKIGNFVEVKKSVVGNGSKISHLSYMGDASIGTNVNIGCGAITVNYDGKNKFVTTIEDDAFVGCNSNLIAPVTIGKKGYIAAGSTITKDVPGEALAIGRARQENKEGYVNKLNLK; encoded by the coding sequence ATGACAAATACCTATGCAGTTGTTTTGGCAGCTGGTAAAGGCACTCGTATGAAATCTAGTCTATATAAAGTATTACATCCTGTGTGTGGAAAACCAATGGTAGAACATGTTATTGATAACATGGATCAGGTAGGGGTAGAAAGAATCGTGACTATTGTTGGTCATGGTGCCGAATTAGTGCAAAGTAAGCTTGGAAGCAGAAGCGAATATGCTTTACAATCTGAGCAACTAGGTACAGCACATGCTGTTTTACAAGCAGAAGAAGCTCTTTCTAACCTGAAGGGAACAACTATTGTTGTGTGTGGCGATACTCCTTTAATAACAGCAGAAACTATTAAGGAATTGCTTAAACATCACAAAGAAACAAATGCAAAAGCTACTATTTTGACTGCAATAGCAGATGATCCAGCTGGTTATGGACGAATTATTCGTACTGAGCAAGGGAACGTTAAGTCTATAGTAGAAGACAAAGATGCAAATTCAGAAGAGAAGCTTGTCAAAGAGATTAACTCTGGTACTTACTGCTTTGACAACGAAGCATTGTTTAAATCATTAAAGTTAGTAAAAAATGAAAATACTCAAGGTGAGTATTATTTACCTGATGTTATTGGAATTTTACAACAAGATGGAGAAGTTATTTCTGCATATGCAGCGAAAGACTTTGATGAAACGCTTGGAATTAATGATCGTGTTGCACTATCGCAAGCAGAACAAATTATGCGTGCTAGAATAGCCAAACACCATATGCGTGAAGGGGTAACTATTATAGACCCTCAAAGTACATATATAAGCAGTGAAGCAACAATTGGCTCTGACACTGTTCTACAGCCAGGAGTTATCATTGAGGGTAAGACAATTATCGGAGAAAAATGTACAATTGGCCCAAATAGCCACATAGTCTCTAGTGTCATTGGTGATGAAACAACTATTCACTCTTCTGTTGTATTATCAAGTGAAGTTGGTAACCATACCTCAGTAGGCCCATTCGCACACATACGACCAGACTCTGAATTGGGTGACCAAGTTAAGATTGGTAACTTTGTGGAAGTGAAAAAATCGGTAGTTGGCAATGGGAGTAAAATCTCTCACCTAAGCTATATGGGCGATGCATCTATAGGAACTAATGTGAATATTGGTTGCGGAGCTATTACGGTTAATTACGACGGTAAAAATAAATTTGTAACAACTATTGAAGACGATGCATTTGTTGGATGTAATTCTAATCTAATAGCACCTGTAACAATCGGTAAAAAGGGATATATAGCAGCTGGATCTACGATTACTAAGGATGTTCCAGGTGAAGCACTTGCTATTGGTCGTGCTCGACAAGAAAACAAAGAAGGCTACGTAAACAAACTCAATCTAAAATAA
- a CDS encoding ribose-phosphate diphosphokinase, translating into MTHRYENAKLKIFTLNSNKKLAEEIAKEVGVPLGKSTVTRFSDGEVQINIEESIRGCDVFIVQSTSGPVNENIMELLIMLDAVKRASARTVSVVLPYYGYARQDRKARAREPITAKLVANLLTSAGATRAIVLDLHAPQIQGFFDIPIDHLVAVPILSDYFLTKNLDPSQIVIVSPDHGGVTRARKMADRLKAPIAIIDKRRPRPNVAEVMNIVGNVEGKTAILIDDIIDTAGTISIAAAALMESGAKEVYACCTHPVLSGPAIERIDNSVIKELVITNSIQLPEDKHSPKIKELSVAKLLGDAIVRVFEEKSVSTLFD; encoded by the coding sequence ATGACTCATCGATATGAAAATGCCAAACTAAAAATATTTACTCTTAATTCGAATAAGAAATTAGCAGAAGAAATTGCAAAAGAGGTTGGAGTTCCGCTAGGGAAAAGTACTGTAACAAGATTTAGCGATGGCGAAGTCCAAATTAATATCGAAGAGAGCATACGTGGATGTGATGTATTTATCGTTCAATCCACTTCAGGTCCTGTAAACGAAAATATAATGGAATTATTAATCATGTTAGATGCAGTTAAACGTGCTTCTGCTCGTACCGTAAGTGTTGTATTACCATATTACGGATATGCTCGACAAGACAGAAAAGCTCGTGCTCGTGAACCGATCACAGCTAAGCTAGTAGCTAACCTGCTAACTTCTGCTGGAGCAACTCGCGCAATTGTTTTAGACTTGCATGCACCACAAATCCAAGGTTTCTTCGATATTCCAATCGATCATTTAGTAGCTGTGCCTATCTTATCTGACTACTTCTTAACGAAAAACCTAGATCCTTCTCAAATTGTTATTGTTTCACCTGACCATGGTGGAGTTACTCGTGCACGTAAAATGGCAGACCGTTTGAAAGCGCCAATTGCTATTATTGATAAACGACGTCCACGCCCTAATGTTGCAGAAGTAATGAACATAGTTGGTAATGTAGAAGGAAAAACGGCAATTTTAATCGACGATATTATTGATACTGCGGGAACTATATCGATTGCTGCTGCGGCCTTAATGGAAAGCGGTGCAAAAGAAGTGTATGCATGTTGTACACACCCAGTGCTATCGGGGCCAGCAATTGAACGTATAGATAACTCTGTTATTAAAGAATTGGTTATTACAAACTCTATTCAATTACCAGAAGATAAGCACTCACCAAAAATTAAAGAACTATCAGTTGCAAAATTATTAGGTGATGCAATTGTTCGTGTATTTGAAGAAAAATCTGTAAGTACTTTGTTTGATTAA